From bacterium:
GCGCGGAGAACTTGTTGTCCCGCGTCGGGATCACGGTGCCGAAGTACCGGCGGACGATCTCGGGGTGCTCGCGCAGGCCCGAGTCCATGTCCATGAAGAGCACGCCCAGCTTCTCGAGGTCGGCGCGGATCGAGTGGTAGACGACCTCGCTCTCGTACTGCGCGGTGACCCCGGCCAGGAACTTGCGCTCGGCTTCGGGGATGCCCAGGCGGTCGAAGGTCTTCTTGATCTGCTCCGGCACCTCGTTCCAGTCGGAGGTCTGCTCGCCCTTGGGCTTGATGTAGTAGTGGATGTTGTCGAAGTCGATCTCGCCGAGCATGGCGGTGTCGCCCCACGTCGGCATCGGCTTCGCCCTGAAGATGTCGAGCGCCTGGTGGCGGAGGTCGCTCATCCACTGCGGCTCGTTCTTCTTGCGCGAGATCATCTCCACCAGCTCGTGGCTGATCCCCTTCGGCGCCTTGAGGAAGTAGTCCTCGGGGTCGTGGAAGCCGTAGCGCTCGGCGTAGTCCTGGTTGATGCCGTCGAGGCCGTGCCGGGTGTCGACGTTCACGTGCGCCCCCCCTCGGCGGCGGCGGCCGCGGGCTCCAGGCCGACTTCCCGGGCGATCCAGTCGTAGCCGCGGGCCTCCAGCTCGTGGGCCAGCTCCGGCCCGCCGGCGCGCACAATGCGCCCGTCCATGAAGACGTGCACCCGGTCGGGCTTCATGTAGTTCAGGATGCGCTGGTAGTGCGTGACCATCAGCACGCCGGTCGCGGGGCCGGCCGCCTTGTTGACGCCCTCGGCGACGACCTTCAGGGCGTCGATGTCCAGGCCGGAGTCGGTCTCGTCCAGCAGGGCGAAGACCGGCGTCAGCATGAGCATCTGCAGGATCTCCAGCCGCTTCTTCTCGCCGCCGCTGAAACCGTCGTTCAGGTAGCGGGACACGAAGTCCTTCGGCACCTGCAGCTCGGCGAAGGCCGCCTGCATCTGCCGGCGGAACTCGCGCACCGGCACGTCGGCGCCTTGGCGGGCCGAAACGGCCGCGCGCAGGAAGTTCGCCACCGACACCCCGGGCACCGCGACGGGGTACTGGAAGCCCAGGAACATGCCGCGCCGGGCCCGCTCGTGCGGCGGCAGGTGGTCGACCCGCTCGCCGCCCAGGTAGATCTCGCCCTCGACCCGGTAGCCGGGGTGGCCCATCAGGGCGGACGCCAGCGTGGACTTGCCTGAACCGTTCGGCCCCATCAGGGCGTGCTTCTCGCCGGCGCGGACCTCGAGGTCCACGCCCTTGACGATCTCCTTGTCCCCCACGGAGACCCGCAGGCCGCGGCAGGAAAAGACCGCGTCGCCGTTGCTGCTCATCGTCGTCAGCTCCTCTCGGCCGCGCAGGCGGCCAGCGCCGTCGGCGGGGATGCGATCCCGCTCCCGGCGTCCGGGTGTTCCGATATTCCGGGCCACAGCGCGGTCATCTGGCGCGACACCTGTTGTTCGGTGCGGCACAGATCCGCCATGCTGGTCTCTTCCAACACGTGCGAGACCCTCGCCTCGAGGTGCCGCCACACCGAGCGCACGCCGCAGTCCCCGAGGTGGGGGCAGCGGGGGTCGTTCGGCCGGGCCGGCGTGCAGTCGCCGCCCTCCAGCAGCGGG
This genomic window contains:
- the sufC gene encoding Fe-S cluster assembly ATPase SufC, whose translation is MSSNGDAVFSCRGLRVSVGDKEIVKGVDLEVRAGEKHALMGPNGSGKSTLASALMGHPGYRVEGEIYLGGERVDHLPPHERARRGMFLGFQYPVAVPGVSVANFLRAAVSARQGADVPVREFRRQMQAAFAELQVPKDFVSRYLNDGFSGGEKKRLEILQMLMLTPVFALLDETDSGLDIDALKVVAEGVNKAAGPATGVLMVTHYQRILNYMKPDRVHVFMDGRIVRAGGPELAHELEARGYDWIAREVGLEPAAAAAEGGRT
- a CDS encoding Rrf2 family transcriptional regulator, whose protein sequence is LTLADLAARERLPEPPVAKLLARLRRGDVVVAARGRHGGYELARPAAGISVAAVLKALGRPLLEGGDCTPARPNDPRCPHLGDCGVRSVWRHLEARVSHVLEETSMADLCRTEQQVSRQMTALWPGISEHPDAGSGIASPPTALAACAAERS